The DNA sequence CAAAAGAAAAGCTACCCTCATGGTAGCTTCCCTAGGAGATTATTATGAAAAAGTTTAGGATTTCTATTAAATAAAGTTAGGAGGTCTTTATTTAATGATTATAGTATACACAGTCATCCTTAAACTCATCTTAAATCCTCTCCTTTTTTATTAATTTTTAAAACTATGGATTGGAGCTGGGATTTGCCCACCGCGAGAGATGAAATCGACAGACGAAGTCCCGTTGACCTTCATAACTGGAGCTGTCCCTAGCAAACCTCCAAACTCAATCATATCGCCTTCTTTGCCCTTTGGAATAATACGGACAGCCGTTGTTTTCATATTAATAACACCGATTGCCGCCTCATCCGCAATCATAGCCGCAATGGTTTCAGCAGGCGTATCTTCCGGAATGGCAATCATATCCAACCCAACAGAACAGATAGCCGTCATAGCTTCTAGTTTCTCTAAATTCAGAGAGCCATTTTGCACTGCAGCAATCATCCCCTCATCTTCAGAAACGGGGATAAAAGCACCTGACAAGCCACCGACTTGGTTACAAGCCATCACTCCGCCCTTCTTAACTTGGTCATTCAAAAGAGCGAGGGCAGCCGTCGTCCCATGCGTACCAACTGTTTCTAGGCCCATTTCTTCAAGAACACGTGCCACAGAATCACCAACCGCAGGAGTAGGCGCCAAGCTTAGGTCTACTATCCCAAAGTCGACACCCAGTCTCTCGCTGGCCATCTGACCAACCAATTGACCAATACGAGTAATCTTGAAGGCAGTTTTCTTGACTGTTTCCGCTACTACATCAAAGCTCCGTCCACGAACTTTTTCCAAGGCACGCTTGACAACTCCAGGACCAGAAACTCCGACATTGATGATAACATCTGCTTCGCCAACACCATGGAAAGCCCCTGCCATAAAAGGATTGTCCTCAACGGCGTTAGCAAATACGACTAATTTGGCAGCTCCCATATCTGATAAGTTCGCTGTTTCCTTGATGATACGTCCCATATCTGCAACTGCTGTCATATTGATGCCTGACTTGGTTGAGCCGATATTGACGGACGAACAGACCTTTTCTGTCTCAGCTAGAGCACGGGGGATAGAATTGATAAGAATCTCATCTCCTTTTTGGTAGCCTTTTTGTATCAAGGCCGAAAAACCTCCGATAAAGTCAACACCAATCTCCTTGGCAGCCTTGTCAAGTGCCTTTGCCAAAACGACATAGTCAGTCGCATCTGTCGCTGCTCCAATCAAGGAAATCGGAGTCACCGATACCCGTTTATTAACAATAGGAATCCCAAGTTCTGCAGCAATTTCATCTCCCACAGCCACTAGATTCGCAGCTTTAGTGGTGATTTTTTGGTAAATCTTTTCAGCAGCACGATTGATATCTGGATCAATACAATCCAAAAGGGAAATCCCCATGGTGATGGTTCTGATATCGAAGTTCTGCTCCTCGATCATGGCAATGGTTTCCGTAACTTGTCTAATATCCATGATGCCCTCCTAGATATTATACATGGCGTCAAAAATCGCTGCACTTTGAATATTGATTTTAACATTCAAGGTCTGACCGAAAGTTTCAAACTCATTTCTGAGAGAGGTAAAATCCTGTTTTTCGTCACTAGAAACGACCGCCATCATGGTAAAGTATTCATCCAACACCGTCTGAGAAATATCGTCAATATTCAAACCCAACTCTGCAATCTTAGTAGACACGCCTGCAACGATCCCAGCCTTGTCCTTACCAACCACTGTAATAATAGCCTTCATTCTTATACCCCATTTCTACGATTTTTAGAAAACCTGAACGTTTTTGATTTTCTTTTTTCCTAGTATAGCATATTTCCGTAAAAAATACTAAAAAACGCCTGCTTACGAAATTGTTCTTAAACAAAAAAACAATTTCGTAAACAAGCGTCTACCCTATCAAATGATGATGAGTGTTCCCGCTAGGACCGAAGTCCCAGCGGTAGACCAGAGCTAGACTAAGAGCACAAGGCTCCATCATCATAACACTCAACAAAATTGATGATTTTATACTAATTCGATGATCGCCATTGGCGCAGCATCCCCACGGCGTGGTTCAGTTTTAAGGATACGAGTGTATCCACCGTTACGTTCAGCATAACGAGGTGCGATTTCTGAGAACAATTTTTGAAGTGCTGTAGTAGAAGTGTACTTATCAGTTGCTTCATCATAGTTTTCAGATGCGATTTCATTACGTACGAAAGCAGCTGCTTGACGACGTGCATGCAAATCACCACGTTTACCTAGAGTAATCATTTTTTCAACAGTTTTACGGATTTCTTTAGCACGAGCTTCAGTTGTCACGATTGATTCGTTGATCAAAAGGTCAGTTGTCAAATCGCGAAGCATTGCTTTACGTTGTGAGCTAGTGCGTCCTAGTTTACGGTAAGCCATGTATTCCTCCTTTATTTATCTTTTAATCCAAGACCCAAGTCAATGAGTTTGAGTTTCACTTCTTCCAAACTCTTACGTCCAAGATTTCGTACTTTCATCATCTCTGCTTCAGATTTTTCTGTCAAATCATGCACCGTATTGATACCGGCACGTTTCAAACAGTTATATGAACGCACAGACAAGTCCAGTTCCTCAATCGTACGGTCCAAAATACGGTCGTCCGATTCAGTATCAGCTTCTTTCATCACTTCTGCAGATTTAGCAATCTCTGTAAGATTTGTAAACAAATCAAGATGTTCTGTCAAGATACGTGCTGAAAGCCCTAAAGCATCTTCTGGAATAATTGTTCCATTTGTCAAGATTTCAAGGGTTAATTTGTCAAAACCATCGTTACTACCTACACGAGCAGGTTCAACTTGATAGTTGACTTTTGTAACTGGTGTATAAATAGAATCTACAGCAAGTGTTCCAACTGGCGCATTATCTTTTTTGTTTTCATCAGCAGGTACATATCCACGACCACTGTTAACAGTCATTGTCGCCTTTAGAGAAGAACCTTCACCGATTGTAAAGAGATAATGATCTGGATTTACAATCTCAATATCACTGTCAGTCAAAATATCTCCAGCTGTAATTTCAGCAGGACCTTCAACGTCAAGCTCAATGATTTTTTCGTCTTCAACGTATGATTTCACTGCAATTCCTTTAATGTTCAGAATGATTTGCATCACGTCTTCACGAACACCTGGAACTGTGTCAAACTCATGTAACACACCATCAATGTTGATAGATGTCACAGCTGCTCCTGGTAGAGAAGCTAGTAGTACACGACGAAGAGAGTTACCAAGAGTTGTACCGTAGCCACGTTCAAGTGGTTCGATTACAAACTTGCCATAATCTTTATTTTCATCAATTTTTGTTATATTTGGTTTTTCAAACTCAATCATTTAGTTACTCCCTCTTAAACGAAAAGCAGTGTAATGCGATGATTATACACGGCGACGTTTTGGAGGACGAGCACCATTGTGTGGCACTGGAGTCACATCACGAATTGCTGTTACTTCAAGACCAGCGGCAGCAAGCGCACGAATAGCTGACTCACGACCAGAACCTGGACCTTTTACAGTAACTTCAACTGATTTAAGACCGTGTTCTTGTGCAGATTTAGCAGCAGCTTCAGAAGCCATTTGAGCAGCGAATGGTGTAGATTTACGAGAACCTTTGAAACCAAGAGCACCAGCTGATGACCAAGCAATTGCATTACCATGCACATCAGTAATCATAACAATAGTGTTATTAAATGTAGCGTGAATATGAGCAATACCAGATTCGATATTCTTTTTCACACGACGTTTACGTGTTGGTTTAGCCAAGACTTTTACCTCCTATATTATTTTTTCTTACCAGCAATCGCAACAGCTTTACCTTTACGAGTGCGAGCATTGTTTTTAGTGTTTTGTCCACGGACAGGAAGTCCACGACGGTGACGAATACCACGGTATGAACCGATTTCCATCAAACGTTTAATGTTCAAGTTTACTTCACGACGAAGGTCACCTTCAACTTTGATTGCATCCACTTCACGACGGATAGCATCTTCTTGATCTGATGTAAGGTCACGTACACGAACATCTTCTGAGATTCCAGCAGCAGCCAAAATTTTCTTAGATGTTGAAAGTCCGATACCATAAACGTAAGTCAATGAGATTACTACGCGTTTGTCATTTGGAATGTCAACTCCAGCAATACGAGCCATGTTTTCTCCTTTCTATCTTATCCTTGACGTTGTTTGTGTTTTGGATTTGCTGGGCAAATTACCATAACACGACCATTACGACGAATTACTTTACAGTATTCGCAAATTGGTTTGACCGATGGTCTTACTTTCATTTCTTATCCCTCCAAGTTTTTCGATTATTTAAAGCGGTAAGTGATACGTCCACGTGTCAAGTCATATGGACTCATCTCGACAGTAACACGATCTCCCGCTAAAATACGAATATAGTTTTTACGAATTTTACCAGAAACTGTTGCTAAAATCTGATGTCCATTTTCAAGTTCAACCGTAAACATTGCGTTCGGCATTGTATCGACTACTTTGCCTTCAACTTCAATCACATCGTCTTTTGCCACGCAAAAGCACCTCCATAAATTTCGATTCGATGCCTCAAGACACAGAGGCAACAATTATAAGTCAGACTATCTCAGTATAACATTTGTCGCGATTTTTTGCAAGTATGAAAAACGCTTTATTTCAAATTTGTCAATACTTTTTCGATGTCTTTGAACACATCATTGATATCTTGATTTCCTTCGATATCATGAACTAAACCTTTAGCACGATAGTGAGCAATGATTGGTTCACCTTGTGCAATATTCACATCCAAACGATGTTTAACTGTCTCAGGTTTATCATCTTCACGTTGGTAGTAATCCTCTTCTTTGTAGTCAACTGGTGGATTGAAAACTTTGTGGAAAGTTTCACCTGTTTTGCGGTGAATGATACGGCCACTCAAGCGTTCCAAGAGACAGTCTGGATTCACTTCGATGTTGATTACTCCTTCAAGTTCAATACCAAGTTCAGCCAATGTTTCATCCAAGGCATGAGCTTGTTCAATCGTACGTGGATAACCATCTAACAAGAAACCTGTTTCTTTGATATCGTCCTGTGAAAGGCGTTCTTTAACAATACCATTTGTAACTTCGTCTGGGACCAACTCACCTTTGTCAATGTATGACTTTGCAAGTACACCCATTTCAGTTTGATTAGCCATTGCAGCACGGAACATATCGCCTGTTGAGATATGTGCAACATGGAATTTCTCCACAATTTTAGCTGCTTGCGTTCCCTTACCTGCTCCAGGTAAGCCCATAATCAAAAGATTCATGATAGGATCTCCTTATTTTATATTTAAATAGAAGCAGAAATCTATTTCAACCCCTATTTAAAAACAAAATAGAAGAGAGGAGATAAAAATCTGACAAAGTCTTCGATTTTTACACTCCACTCTCTGAGCAATAGTCAATTTTATTTCCTATTACAACTATTCTGTTGTGTCTAAGAAACCAACATACTTACGTTTCAATAGATACCCTTCCAATTGTTTAATTCCTTCAATACCTGTCGAGATAATGATTAGTAGACTTGTTCCCCCAAAAGCAACAACTTCTGAAAGGCCAAATACATCTTTAGCTACGATAGGTAAGATAGAAATGACACCAAGGAAGATTGATCCGACCGTCGCAAGGCGACGAAGAAGTTTCGACATATATTCTTCTGTCCCTTTACCAGGACGGACTCCATGAATGTAAGCTCCACTCTTTTGCAAGTTTTCTGCTGCTTTCTCTGGATTGATCTGTACAAATGTATAGAAGAATGTAAAGAGAATGATCAACAAGGCATACATAGCAACACCTGTCGGAGATGTTGTAGATAACATTTCCTGTGCTGTACGTACCCAAGCCCAATCATGACCTGTAGCACTCAAAAATTGAAGGATAGCTGCAGGTGCTGCTGTAATGGAACTTGCAAAGATAACTGGGATAACCCCCGCTGGATTTACCTTCAAAGGAAGGTATGAGCTTGATGGAGCTCCTTGAGCAACCTTTGTATATTGGATTGGGATTTTATATTCTGCCTGTTGAACATATGTTGTAAAGTAAACAATCAACAAGACAGCGATAATCAAAATAACAACAAAGATAATAGATGAAGTCAATCGGCTACTTGGAATATTGACAAAGTAGTCAACATAGATACCCTTAATCATCTCAGGAATTGAAGCGACAATACCTGCAAAGATGATCATAGAAACACCGTTTCCATATCCTTTATCTGTAATTTGTTCCCCAAGCCAAGTTACAATCATACTACCTGCTGTTAGGATGATACCAATAGTAACAAAGACTTGCGGAGTTAAATCTGTCGTTAATAATTTCGCTCCAGATAGAGTATTAAACCCTGCTGTAATCCCAATAGATTGAACAAATGCAAGCACAAGTGCAATGTAACGAGTAGCCTGATTTAGTTTTCTCCGTCCCACTTCCCCTTGTTTGCCCCATTCTACAAACTTCGGTAAAATATCCATTTGTAGCAATTGAACAACGATAGAAGCAGTGATATACGGACTTACTCCGAGTGCAAAAACAGAGAAGTTCTTCATGGCATTCCCTGAAACTAGACTAAGCATGTTTAAGAAAGATAAACCACTGAGAGCTTCTAAACTTTTTGCATTCACCCCTGGAACAGTAATACTTGTCCCAATACGGAAAACAAGAATGATAAAAATTGTAAAGAGAATTTTTGAGCGAACTTGTTTAACCTTGAGAGCTTCTTTTAATAATTTAAAAAACATGGGTCACCTCTCTTAGATGACTTCTACAGAACCACCTTTAGCAGTGATAGCTTCCTCAGCTGATTTAGAGAATTTAGCTGCTTTAACAGTCAATTTCTTAGTCAATTCACCGTTACCAAGAATTTTAACACCTGATTTTTCAGCTTTCACAATTCCTGCTTCGATAAGCACAACTGGAGTCACTTCAGCACCATCTTCAAAGACGTTCAATTGGTCAAGGTTTACAATTGCGTATTCTTTAGCGTTGATGTTGGTGAATCCACGTTTTGGAAGACGACGGAACAATGGAGTTTGTCCACCTTCAAAACCAAGGCGAACTCCGCCACCGCTACGAGCTTTTTGACCTTTTTGACCGCGACCAGATGTTTTACCGTTACCTGATGAAGTACCACGACCAACACGGTTACGTACTTTACGAGAACCTTCTGCAGGTTTCAATTCATGAAGTTTCATTATTGTTTTCTCCTCTTTTGTAAAATGCTAGCGCCGATAAGAGAGAAAAGGTTGTCTCCCTTATCAACTCGCCTATACATTCGTCATCTTAGATGACTATATCTAGTTTTAGGGGATGAGTATTGCCACATCCCCTAAAAATCATTAGTTTACTTCTTCAACTGTTACCAAGTGAGATACTGCAGTGATCATACCACGGATAGCAGCATTATCTTCTTTAATAACAGAGCTGTTCAATTTGCCAAGTCCAAGTGCTACAACAGTTTTACGTTGTGATGGAATGCGTCCGATTGGAGACTTAGTCAAAGTAATTTTAATTTGAGCCATTTTATCCCCTTTCTTATGCCAAATCAGAAACTGAAATACCACGAAGGGCAGCAACTTCTTCAGCGCGTTTCAATTGTTTCAAACCTTCAACAGTTGCGCGAACAATGTTGATTGGAGTGTTAGAACCAAGTGATTTAGATGTAATATCTGCCACACCTGCCAATTCCACAACGGCACGAACCGCACCACCAGCGGCAACTCCAGAACCTTCTACAGCAGGTTTCAACAATACTTTAGCTCCACCGAATTCTGAAAGAACTTCGTGTGGGATTGTTGTTCCAACCATAGGAACTTCAATCAAGTTTTTCTTAGCATCTTCTACTGCTTTGCGGATTGCTTCTGGAACTTCTTGAGCCTTACCAGTACCAAATCCTACACGACCGTTGTGGTCACCGACAACAACAAGAGCTGCGAAACGAAGACGACGTCCTCCTTTAACAACTTTTGTAACACGGTTGACAGCAACTACGCGTTCTTCTAATTCAACTGCATTGTCTTTAAATGCCATTTTCTAGTGTCCTCCTATTAGAATTTCAATCCGTTTTCACGAGCTGCATCAGCCAAAGCTTTCACACGTCCGTGATATAGATATCCACCGCGGTCGAACACCACTTCTGAAATACCTTTAGCGTTTGCACGTTCTGCAACGAGTTTACCGACAGCAACGGCTTGTTCAGTTTTAGTTCCTTTTGAAACTTCTTTGTCAAGAGTTGAAGCACTTGCGAGCGTTACACCCGCTACGTCATCAATCACTTGAGCGTAGATGCCTGTATTAGAACGGAATACGTTCAAACGTGGGCGATCAGCAGTTCCAGAGAGTTTTCCGCGAACGCGACGGTGGCGTTTTTGACGGAGTTTGTTTTTATCTGGTTTAGAAATCACAGTTTTCACCTCTTTAGTTTTAAATCGCGTGCTATGCACAAAGTTGGAAAATAGGTTGGTGGTTGAAAATCAACCACTCAACATTATTTACCTGTTTTACCTTCTTTAAGACGAACGTACTCTCCAACGTAACGAATACCTTTACCTTTGTAAGGTTCTGGTGAACGAAGGCTACGTACGTAAGCAGCTGTTTGACCAACCACTTCTTTTGAAATTCCGCTAACAACGATTGTTGTTGGGTTTGGAAGTTCAAAAGTAATCCCTTCTGGAGCTTCAACTTCATCTGGATGAGATTTACCAACAGCCAAAACAAGTTTTGATCCTTGAAGTTGTGCACGGTAACCAACCCCACGCATTTCAAGTTCTTTCTTGAATCCTTCTGATACACCAATTACCATGTTGTTCAAAAGGGCACGAGTAGTTCCGTGGATAGTTTTCATTTCTTTTGAATCGTTTGGACGGTGAAGAGTTACTTCAGTACCTTCCACGCGAATTTCAATATCTTTTGAGAACTTACGAGTAAGTTCTCCTTTAGGTCCTTTTACAGTTACTACGTTGTCATTGTTAGTGACTTCAACACCAGCAGGCAACACGATAACTTTATTACCAATACGTGACATGTTTATTTTCTCCTGTTAAATTGTCAGGCCTAAATGGCCAGTTTTCACGGGGTTAAAGATACTCATTGAGTTCAATAGCTAAATTGAACTCGCTCTAAGAACTGTGCAAAATAAATATGTTGGCTTGTTTGTAAACAAACTTCTCCGACTTCCTAATTTTGCTTTGTTCTTTACGAGCTTTGTATCTGATTTGAGTTCGAGCTGAGAATTTGGTGAAAAAGATAAGTTTGTCTTAGAGCATCGCTCCTGCTACAAACTTTCTATTTTCACAGCATTCTTTTAACGCTCTCACATCATCAATTACCAAACGTAAGCGATAACTTCCCCACCAACATTCTTTTGGCGCGCTTCTTTATCAGTAAGCAAACCTTCAGAAGTTGAAAGGATAGCAATTCCAAGTCCGTTAAGTACTTTTGGAAGATCTTCACGTTTTTTGTAGACACGAAGTCCTGGTTTAGAAACGCGTTTCAAGTTAGTGATAACTTTTTCACCGTTTGGTCCGTATTTAAGGAATACACGGATGATGCCTTGTTTGTCATCTTCGATGATTTCAACGTTTTTTACAAAACCTTCGCGTTTAAGGATTTCAGCAATCCCTTTTTTGATGTTTGATGCAGGTACTTCAAGTACTTCGTGTTTCGCTTGGTTAGCGTTACGAATACGAGTTAGGAAGTCTGCGATTGGGTCAGTCATAACCATTTAGTTTTTCTCCTCTTACTAGTAGTTTGCAAGTTGCACTTGCTAGTTAACACATGATACAAAGAGCGTAACAGCAAGAGCAAAAATAGGCAATTTGATGCAGGAGCGATGCTCCAAAGCAAATTGGTCTTTTTTGCCAAAGCTGTAGCTCGTGTTCAAATTGGTAAGCCCAACTGAACCCGGGCTAAACTCTGCGTGAAAAAGATAAACTTTCCTAGAAACTTCAGTTTCTTCGTCAAGTTTCCTATTTTCACCTGGAGTTTTGACGCCCTTGATAT is a window from the Streptococcus oralis genome containing:
- a CDS encoding PFL family protein, which encodes MDIRQVTETIAMIEEQNFDIRTITMGISLLDCIDPDINRAAEKIYQKITTKAANLVAVGDEIAAELGIPIVNKRVSVTPISLIGAATDATDYVVLAKALDKAAKEIGVDFIGGFSALIQKGYQKGDEILINSIPRALAETEKVCSSVNIGSTKSGINMTAVADMGRIIKETANLSDMGAAKLVVFANAVEDNPFMAGAFHGVGEADVIINVGVSGPGVVKRALEKVRGRSFDVVAETVKKTAFKITRIGQLVGQMASERLGVDFGIVDLSLAPTPAVGDSVARVLEEMGLETVGTHGTTAALALLNDQVKKGGVMACNQVGGLSGAFIPVSEDEGMIAAVQNGSLNLEKLEAMTAICSVGLDMIAIPEDTPAETIAAMIADEAAIGVINMKTTAVRIIPKGKEGDMIEFGGLLGTAPVMKVNGTSSVDFISRGGQIPAPIHSFKN
- a CDS encoding ACT domain-containing protein translates to MKAIITVVGKDKAGIVAGVSTKIAELGLNIDDISQTVLDEYFTMMAVVSSDEKQDFTSLRNEFETFGQTLNVKINIQSAAIFDAMYNI
- the rplQ gene encoding 50S ribosomal protein L17, producing the protein MAYRKLGRTSSQRKAMLRDLTTDLLINESIVTTEARAKEIRKTVEKMITLGKRGDLHARRQAAAFVRNEIASENYDEATDKYTSTTALQKLFSEIAPRYAERNGGYTRILKTEPRRGDAAPMAIIELV
- a CDS encoding DNA-directed RNA polymerase subunit alpha, which gives rise to MIEFEKPNITKIDENKDYGKFVIEPLERGYGTTLGNSLRRVLLASLPGAAVTSINIDGVLHEFDTVPGVREDVMQIILNIKGIAVKSYVEDEKIIELDVEGPAEITAGDILTDSDIEIVNPDHYLFTIGEGSSLKATMTVNSGRGYVPADENKKDNAPVGTLAVDSIYTPVTKVNYQVEPARVGSNDGFDKLTLEILTNGTIIPEDALGLSARILTEHLDLFTNLTEIAKSAEVMKEADTESDDRILDRTIEELDLSVRSYNCLKRAGINTVHDLTEKSEAEMMKVRNLGRKSLEEVKLKLIDLGLGLKDK
- the rpsK gene encoding 30S ribosomal protein S11; translation: MAKPTRKRRVKKNIESGIAHIHATFNNTIVMITDVHGNAIAWSSAGALGFKGSRKSTPFAAQMASEAAAKSAQEHGLKSVEVTVKGPGSGRESAIRALAAAGLEVTAIRDVTPVPHNGARPPKRRRV
- the rpsM gene encoding 30S ribosomal protein S13; its protein translation is MARIAGVDIPNDKRVVISLTYVYGIGLSTSKKILAAAGISEDVRVRDLTSDQEDAIRREVDAIKVEGDLRREVNLNIKRLMEIGSYRGIRHRRGLPVRGQNTKNNARTRKGKAVAIAGKKK
- the rpmJ gene encoding 50S ribosomal protein L36 — its product is MKVRPSVKPICEYCKVIRRNGRVMVICPANPKHKQRQG
- the infA gene encoding translation initiation factor IF-1 — translated: MAKDDVIEVEGKVVDTMPNAMFTVELENGHQILATVSGKIRKNYIRILAGDRVTVEMSPYDLTRGRITYRFK
- a CDS encoding adenylate kinase, which encodes MNLLIMGLPGAGKGTQAAKIVEKFHVAHISTGDMFRAAMANQTEMGVLAKSYIDKGELVPDEVTNGIVKERLSQDDIKETGFLLDGYPRTIEQAHALDETLAELGIELEGVINIEVNPDCLLERLSGRIIHRKTGETFHKVFNPPVDYKEEDYYQREDDKPETVKHRLDVNIAQGEPIIAHYRAKGLVHDIEGNQDINDVFKDIEKVLTNLK
- the secY gene encoding preprotein translocase subunit SecY; translation: MFFKLLKEALKVKQVRSKILFTIFIILVFRIGTSITVPGVNAKSLEALSGLSFLNMLSLVSGNAMKNFSVFALGVSPYITASIVVQLLQMDILPKFVEWGKQGEVGRRKLNQATRYIALVLAFVQSIGITAGFNTLSGAKLLTTDLTPQVFVTIGIILTAGSMIVTWLGEQITDKGYGNGVSMIIFAGIVASIPEMIKGIYVDYFVNIPSSRLTSSIIFVVILIIAVLLIVYFTTYVQQAEYKIPIQYTKVAQGAPSSSYLPLKVNPAGVIPVIFASSITAAPAAILQFLSATGHDWAWVRTAQEMLSTTSPTGVAMYALLIILFTFFYTFVQINPEKAAENLQKSGAYIHGVRPGKGTEEYMSKLLRRLATVGSIFLGVISILPIVAKDVFGLSEVVAFGGTSLLIIISTGIEGIKQLEGYLLKRKYVGFLDTTE
- the rplO gene encoding 50S ribosomal protein L15; the encoded protein is MKLHELKPAEGSRKVRNRVGRGTSSGNGKTSGRGQKGQKARSGGGVRLGFEGGQTPLFRRLPKRGFTNINAKEYAIVNLDQLNVFEDGAEVTPVVLIEAGIVKAEKSGVKILGNGELTKKLTVKAAKFSKSAEEAITAKGGSVEVI
- the rpmD gene encoding 50S ribosomal protein L30; translation: MAQIKITLTKSPIGRIPSQRKTVVALGLGKLNSSVIKEDNAAIRGMITAVSHLVTVEEVN
- the rpsE gene encoding 30S ribosomal protein S5, with the translated sequence MAFKDNAVELEERVVAVNRVTKVVKGGRRLRFAALVVVGDHNGRVGFGTGKAQEVPEAIRKAVEDAKKNLIEVPMVGTTIPHEVLSEFGGAKVLLKPAVEGSGVAAGGAVRAVVELAGVADITSKSLGSNTPINIVRATVEGLKQLKRAEEVAALRGISVSDLA
- the rplR gene encoding 50S ribosomal protein L18, which encodes MISKPDKNKLRQKRHRRVRGKLSGTADRPRLNVFRSNTGIYAQVIDDVAGVTLASASTLDKEVSKGTKTEQAVAVGKLVAERANAKGISEVVFDRGGYLYHGRVKALADAARENGLKF
- the rplF gene encoding 50S ribosomal protein L6 yields the protein MSRIGNKVIVLPAGVEVTNNDNVVTVKGPKGELTRKFSKDIEIRVEGTEVTLHRPNDSKEMKTIHGTTRALLNNMVIGVSEGFKKELEMRGVGYRAQLQGSKLVLAVGKSHPDEVEAPEGITFELPNPTTIVVSGISKEVVGQTAAYVRSLRSPEPYKGKGIRYVGEYVRLKEGKTGK
- the rpsH gene encoding 30S ribosomal protein S8, with translation MVMTDPIADFLTRIRNANQAKHEVLEVPASNIKKGIAEILKREGFVKNVEIIEDDKQGIIRVFLKYGPNGEKVITNLKRVSKPGLRVYKKREDLPKVLNGLGIAILSTSEGLLTDKEARQKNVGGEVIAYVW